One window from the genome of Cyprinus carpio isolate SPL01 chromosome B1, ASM1834038v1, whole genome shotgun sequence encodes:
- the LOC109082906 gene encoding transmembrane protein 134-like, with protein MGTQFTIDDAFVLEGEEEGVVPGEDVGDWKGREKDGGGEMTFGPLSFAKTQTSGPTGTPEHSNLKYQNLENEDALGGTVNSSFNNFFKISDPATLSYCSSQWSFSTLSSVTQLSAHCCGWTSHPLVKKNRRVVLASFLLLITGLALIFTGIVIQLNPHAGVSSAIFFVPGFLLFIPGVYHVIYISCAVRGRRGFKFFYLPYFEK; from the exons ATGGGGACACAGTTCACAATCGATGACGCGTTCGTCCTGGAGGGGGAGGAGGAAGGTGTGGTGCCTGGAGAGGATGTGGGGGACTGGAAGGGGAGAGAGAAGGATGGCGGGGGAGAGATGACGTTTGGACCTCTTTCTTTTGCCAAAACACAAACTTCTGGACCCACTGGCACTCCTGAACATAGTAATCTGAAATATCAG AACCTGGAAAATGAAGATGCCTTGGGTGGCACTGTGAACTCTTCTTTCAATAACTTCTTCAAAATCAG TGATCCTGCTACACTGTCCTACTGCAGCTCTCAGTGGTCATTCAGCACACTCAGCTCAGTCACACAGCTGTCTGCTCACTGCTGCGG GTGGACGTCTCACCCGCTGGTGAAGAAGAACAGACGAGTTGTTCTTGCCTCGTTCCTCCTCTTAATCACTGGACTTG CTTTGATCTTTACAGGCATTGTCATACAGTTAAACCCTCATGCAG GGGTTTCAAGTGCAATTTTCTTTGTTCCTGGATTTCTTCTCTTCATTCCTGGTG TGTATCACGTGATCTATATAAGCTGTGCAGTTCGGGGACGAAGAGGATTCAAGTTCTTTTATTTGCCGTACTTTGAGAAGTAA
- the LOC109082905 gene encoding interferon regulatory factor 2-like: MPVDRMRMRPWLEQQIESGQIQGLHWVNEEKKIFQIPWMHAARHGWDLEKDAPLFMNWAIHTGKYRPGIDKPDPKTWKANFRCAMNSLPDIEEVKDKSIKRGSNAFRMYRMLSSYEKAVKKGKKKIDLEQRAKRVFQKRKAGIPRKYKRTKEQIEENLMEETTPDSTVLFTEQELFTVPMSSVRELAVAELPDVCAVVEVATENAEPAFSSTEVCLPLQDSHVSSYSESDTESTYSEEEDLIQLPQDLSLKASQRSACNSVLRIPSSAQSSPSTFFTSTKINFKVTSSREDSPLFAYNTPPWFPCLFNFQKVTDEEPSSTSPSPDLTSCPTSQASVIPKAVDLSVAKHYSEDT, from the exons ATGCCAGTGGACAGAATGAGAATGCGCCCCTGGTTGGAGCAACAGATCGAGAGTGGGCAAATTCAGGGTCTACACTGGGTCAATGAG GAGAAAAAGATATTTCAGATACCATGGATGCATGCAGCCAGACACGGATGGGATTTAGAAAAGGATGCACCTTTATTTATGAACTGGGCCATTCACACAG GAAAGTATCGTCCAGGTATTGACAAACCAGACCCTAAGACGTGGAAAGCAAATTTCCGCTGTGCTATGAATTCTCTACCAGACATTGAGGAAGTAAAAGATAAAAGCATAAAGAGAGGAAGCAATGCCTTCAGAATGTACAGAATGCTTTCCTCATATGAAAAAGCTGTTAAGAAAG GGAAGAAAAAGATAGACCTGGAGCAAAGAGCAAAA AGAGTTTTTCAGAAACGGAAAGCTGGCATTCCCAGAAAATATAAAAGGACAAAGGAACAAATTGAAGAGAACCTAATGGAAGAAACTACACCAGACAGCACTGTGCTATTTACTG AACAGGAGCTCTTCACTGTGCCCATGTCATCTGTGAGGGAGTTGGCTGTAGCTGAATTACCTGATGTGTGTGCAGTTGTTGAGGTGGCAACGGAGAATGCAGAACCTGCGTTTAGCTCCACTGAAGTGTGTCTGCCTCTCCAGGACTCCCATGTTTCATCCTACAGTG agagTGACACAGAGAGCACATACAGTGAGGAGGAAGACTTAATACAG CTTCCCCAGGACTTGTCTTTAAAAGCTTCACAAAGATCAGCATGTAATTCTGTGTTAAGGATCCCATCATCAGCTCAATCCTCACCAAGCACATTTTTCACgtcaacaaaaatcaatttcaaagTGACCAGCTCCAGAGAGGACTCGCCTCTATTTGCATACAACACTCCTCCATGGTTCCCCTGCCTGTTTAATTTCCAAAAAGTCACAGACGAAGAACCCTCAAGCACTTCCCCCTCACCAGATCTCACCAGCTGCCCGACTTCTCAGGCAAGTGTGATCCCTAAAGCTGTGGACCTCTCTGTTGCAAAACACTACAGTGAAGATACTTGA